The following DNA comes from Centroberyx gerrardi isolate f3 chromosome 4, fCenGer3.hap1.cur.20231027, whole genome shotgun sequence.
AATGGAAGAATTTCTAGTTTCACTTTTTGTCCTGTGAAATCATCTTTCATCAACATTTACACAAATGTTAATGATAAATGATAACCGATAACTAATGATAACTATCATAATTCCTAAAAGACGTGTAGGTAATTCCTTTAAATATGTAGGCATGCTGGTTCAGCAGACTCTGGATGTTAGTAGCACATTATGTAGCCATAACCTCTAGTTATCACTCGGTAAGCAGAGGTTATGTCATGGCATGCTCAAGTACCTTCTTATTTATGAATGACCATCTCAGGAATTATTGAATGTAGTGCTATTAAGACCTGACATctaaaatagaaaatgtattttctaataAAAGCTTGGTGCAAATCAGCATAGTGTGAATTACGTAATATGGGTGCTGAGATGCTTTTTGACACCTTATCTTTTGATGGTCAGGAGTCCTTTAGCAGGAAACTGGAAGGAATTATTGGCCCATTAAAATAGGAATCAGAAAACTAAACGGCATTAACGGTtcaagaatgaaagagaaatttCTTGTGAAAAGCAGAAATCTGCGAGCAGTTTGGCAGTTTGAGAAGGATGTGAAGGTCACGTAACATTTTTTCGCTTCAGTCTGTGGCTTTaatcaggaaactgaactttctctgaacatttaaaaaaaataaaaaatactgctTATGTGTCATTTCAGGACACGGCTATAAAGACTCTATGAGCCTGACTGCTGCATCACTTTGAGTTTATCTCAGTTGGTAAAGCACAGGTTCGCCACATCAGGGATCCTGGGTTGGCCAGTGTTCACTGGACACGTTTTtgtagacgtgtgtgtgtgtgtgtgtgtgtgtgtgcgtgtgtgtgtgtgtcggagccGGACGGGGGCTGCACAGCATTTTCTGCTGttcttttttgtctgtgttttttacACAATTTTGACTTGTAGATATATCTATACACAATAAAGATACCCATTCATTATAAACTCAATATAAAGTACCATAGACATTGCCTTATAAGTCCTTATAATCCTTATAATAGTCCTTCTAATAATACTATAGGAGTGTTTTGTGAATTTTCGCTCTGTGTTTCGCTCTTTTTAGTCTGTATTTTAGCCTACCTTTTTTTCTCTGGGTTCGACTCATTGATAACATTGTTATCTGTCTTGTCAGCTCTGTGcctataaatgaatatatagcCTAAAGTAACCTTTTAATTGTGCCAGTTTCCTGATTGAAACCACGGACTGAATtgacaaaatgtgtcatcaCCACCACACCTTCTCAAAGCGCCAAACTCGCAGCTTTTCACAAATGACgtgcttgatttgatttttgcaTACACGTCAGGTGATAGGTCCACTTTTTCAACCTATTAGACCCAGCATATCACATTGCAACAATATATTTAATAAATGTACGATACTGACGTTCTTTGACAAACCAGAAAGGAGACGctgtctgattttttttgtgtaactGTCAATGTGAGTGATGCTGCATGTCGGTTTGCTCCGCTGGACATGCAGGGAATGGCCTGTGCTGACATCTCTCGCCTGTTTGGACGTTTTCTCTTGAGTCTCTTCAGTCTCAACAATGTGAGAATCTCCGAGATCCACCGGAGAGAGGATGTTATGACCTGACGCACGGCAGAAGGGAAAGGGAAGGCTTTTGTTTGAAAGCTGTTTCAATTCATAGTTTACGGCTTTTTATAGTCAGTTTTAATGTAACCTTGAAACcctgtgcatgcacatgtctGTCCCAAGACTCTActtccctgttttttttcctgctcgGGGCTCGGGGCTTTTCACATAAACTCATGTCTGAGCCGCAGAGGTGGAGATCTGAAACGCTGGCTCTTGGCCTCGGCTTTAGTAGTGATCTCGCTCATTCTCAGTCTCGATCTTGACCTTGTGAAAGTGGCACGAGCCGTCGCTGCACTGTCCCTACGCTCTTATTTAGCTCAGGGGATTACTGGGCAAACTTGAGCGGGATtaatgaaggagaagaagggattCCCTTTGTGCAGCGAGACCGGGAAATGCACCGAGGATGGTGCAGGCGTGGTGCGTCTGACGTTCAATTACCTTGAGCTTTTTACCTCATACTACTCTATGTTGGCTTGTAATCTCAACCCCTTGGCTATAGGATGGTCTGAAGAAACGTAAACATCCATTAGCTCTGTGTAGCAGCTTGTATCTGCGTTGGACAGAGTATCTCCACATCGGTCTCTCATGAAGTTTCACCTGGCTCCACACAGTAATCTCCAGAGTGATCTTATGAAGAGTACGGACCAGCCGGCCATGACACTTTGTcatggtgtgtgttgtggtttcaTCTTTGCGTTGCGTGTTGGTGGGACCATTATGAGAGTCTCTATAAAATGGAGTTGCCTGTGAGCGGTCCCAGGCTTATACCTGAATGAAATGCAATGCCTGTGTGAAGATTAATGGTGAGCAGTCCCCCTTTATTATTGCTAAACCAATACTGCTGCACTTTATAAGAAATCAAGAGTTGCCCCCTTTGCACAAGATGAAAATAGTAGGCATTTATGTTCTTTGAAGGGTTATGTGTTGGCATTTCTGTATTTAGCATTTATTTAATTCCgttgaacagacaaaaaaaatgttaagtCCCActgacaaatgtgttgcagaGGTTATGGGATGCGTCTGTGGGTTAATTAATATCCGGAAAGGACACGCCTTTTGGACAGTAGCTTGCCCGGCCTATTCTATTGGTCTCTAAACAGATTAGAGGGAGACAAAAACACTAGAGTTATTGAATTACATCTGACATGCTCCCCTGAGAGTATAATTCACAGGATACTAAAAGGCTTGGGCAAACTACAGCATGAACAAATTAGTTTGTTTTGTACTTATCTCGTAACGGGACCGCTGGAAGGGAAAGGGGATTTTAGAGGCAGTTAGGAAAAGAAGTGTATTACAAATGATTACCCATGGCTCTGGTCATGTTTTGTCCTTCATGGAGATTTAATGTGCTTAAGcaaggttttcttttttatttttggcttAATCCTGtcatgaaaacacatgaaatatgTCCCTTACAGCCAGTGCAGACTCAGTGGTCTTTTTATCTTCGACCAAAGAGTGAAGGTCTACTATCACAGGCAGAGTCAGGTGTATTTCAAATGagattaataataaaaactttGAATAATGCTGCACCATTGAGGTGGATGGGGAATAGAAATTTGTAATAAAGGTAACCGTGCTTGTCAGTGGCGCCCGAGGGAATGTTCCACATGAAGCGGACCAAATCACCTCTTATTTACGGCCGCATGCCATTCATCACCTCAGAGAAACAACGCTGTGCTGCACTTCTACCTGTGCATTGAAAGAAACAAATGGAGTCAAACTTGGACTATATTTAAACAGACACTTTTTGTTATCTGACACTGAAGGAGAATTGGGCATGGGAAGCCATTCGCCTGTCTGGAAAGCACCACTGAGCTATATAAAGAACCTTTCTTTCCCAGATTGGTGTAGCAGCtcccaaaaaagaaaagattttaGTCTTGGAGCATCTCACATTAAGTAGATTAGACTCCATTTGGTGGACAGAGGAGACAGCTGAACGAAAAACCtcggagggaagaaaggagggaaactGGATTGAAGCATTATTGGATTTATGATACTCTGCTTATGTTTTGACTACGATGGGAGTGCCAGTTAACTTTTATGCCAGCTTAATGTCGTTGTGAGAGAGTTGACTTTGCTGCCGTGGAAAGGCTAAATCCCCGCGTGTTCTTCCTCTACTGGGAGAACATTTtctgtctgttatttctgtcttAAGGTCAGAACCTtgagacagaaataaaaaatgccGAAATATTTAAATTCATTCCTTCATGAGAACGTTTATCGCCAGCTCCGAAATCAAATGCCCCTCCTCTCTTGCACAGAAGCAGCAGATTGATGAAGAGGCATGGTCCCTCACAGATTAGAGATCTTTTCCACATGCAAGGCTCGCAGTATAGTACAATGTTATCACCAAGGAGACAGTGTTTCTTAAAGCAGCCGGGGGTAGAGGCAGAGCTTGGTGGAAACATTTATCCTCTCAGTGGTTGTGGACTCGGGCTAGCCGTCATCTCTTAGAAGGTGATTTCACTAACTGAATTTCCTCTTTGAGGTTTCCTGTGGTGAAAGCAATTGTGATGTTGTTGCTACGAGGAGACAACACCCACAGTTTCTAAGGAAACACTTGAAACAGAGACTGCACAGTCCTAATTTGCAACACCACAGGCGAATTAGCTAGTCAGATGGAAACTGCAGCAACTGCTCACGAAAGTGCTGTTAAACTGTACAAGTTTACTGGTATCCTGTAAGAAACCCAACcatacttttgtttttgtgtgtgtgtgtgtaggtctggGTCCGTCTGTCTATGTATGTAGGTTTGGACATGGTGGAGTGCTGTTATTTTGTGCTTACTTTTGTCATTTGTTCCCATGTTTTCTCAAGTCTCGTACTCGGCAGGTTACAGTGTTGCCGAGTTGCTCTGTTTTCATAGATGTGCCACATTCTTGAAATGACTGTCAACAGAGCAAAATGACAGACAGTGCTGTAAATTAGCGGTGGCCTAGTCAGTGCCTTCttgttattattacaaaacCTCCACAGCGAGCAGAAGGAAGAGGTAAAAACCTGTTACAGACTGATGCTTCAAGGACACGTCTGTCTCCGTGCTGCTCTGACTGTCAATCACTAAAACGCTTGTAcggccaagaaaaaaaaaaagcaatatgtTCCCATCCCAACATCTTTTATTTCAGTGTTCATGTTGTCTAAATCACTTGGTTTACCCCACATTATAAGTAGTAAGCAAGCAGCACCTGGCGAACTAGTGGGCCATTTCCTTTATTCGAGGAATTAACTATAATGTGAATGAGGCAACAACTACGTGGATGTGTTGactcccttccccccccccccccccccccccccccccccccccgtaccTTACCATGTGGGTGGTCAGGTCAGGAAGCAGACTGTGCATACTTCTCAGCGCTAACAGAAATGTGTAGAATAGCTTTGTACTGAGCCAGTGTGGTTCAGCGCATAGTGAAACTTAGTCACAGTTTCCATGCATGCTCATTAAGTGGCTGCTCCCGGCGTTTGAATAACACCTTTGACGTTTACTGGAGACCCCTTGTTGTTAGATGGGGAGTTCGGGCCGACCTGCAGGCAGTAAGGGGACGCTGTTGGGGAGGCTGTCGGCCGCTGTCGGCTCCTGCTGTCTCCACTGCACTCCATCCTGACCGCTAATGCTGCACAACTACAAGAGGAGGTGGAATAGCACAGAGATCGTGCTGCCGTCCATGATTTCACAGTTATGTTTGAGTGGTGATTgggggatgggacaatatgcttatctcacgatacgatttgatacgcgatatggttcacgattcaatacaaccacgaaaataaaagttcagtgacaaaaaAGTCTGACTGTGCGGAATGGTGTTAtatatttctgagccacaaatctttctagcaatggcattggcttgctagaatgtaaacaacaatttaaagatgtcgttacaaagtgccaataatataatttggatggagagcttgtgaaattgtgattgtctcatttgtgattactacagcacaaaaaatggagctaatatcacgattcacttttctgccccacaatacgtattgtcacattttttgtaTTCCGATATATaaaatttcgatatatcgtcccatcccaaGTGGTGATTTGAAGCCAGTATTTACCAATTTGCCATTCTTGTGAACAGTGCTGGTCAAACCTCGAACAAGATCTGGTTTGTCGCTATTTGCCAGAAACGGTCCTACACTGCACTTCATACTTAGTCCGTAATACCAGAAATCACAGGATATTCAGTCGTCAGGGAGAGATTTGTTTCCCAAATAGAGCTTTGAGTCttcattatctgtgtgtgtgcctgcggtCTGAGTCACTGTGCCAGGCTCTCACCCCCTGACAGCACTTTAATGAGGATTTGGGATCAAGCTACACATTTTAACTCCAGCTGCCCACTGGAGCAGATTGGGACAAAACAACCGGTCCTGTTGTCTCATtcacgttgtgtgtgtgtgtgtttgtgtgtgcgtgtgtatctgtTTACACAATTAGTTACCATGCCAATGAACTTAACCCACTGAAGATAGGTGAGCCACAGTACGCACTAGTACAATCCTTGTGTGGGAGTTTCCACCACTGCTGTGTTTGCCTTGTGGTTTAAATGGCATGCTTTGATCTTCCATGTTGGCCAAGATGGAAATGTTCCTCTGTTTGCCTTGCTGCTTCTTTCTGAATTCTCACAGCACCTTCTGGAAAAAGCCACATGAAGCGAGCAAGACTTGCCTCCCAGTGGTGGAGTTAGGAATGTGCATCACAACCAAAACTTCACAGCTGCTTCCTTGCTGCCTAAAATTTTTGCCAGTCTGACCTGTTGCTTCGTGTTCGTTATGCAATTGATCAGTGTTTTTGATCAGTCATGCATAAGTTCAGTGACGCTGTTTTAGACTAAAGGGCTACACTGGACTTTAATTTGACATCCTGGATCATTATAAAAGCTCTTGAGTATGGTGTTTTAGAAATTGCCAaataaactaaagtaaactgtttgttttttctgtgcagGAATCCTTTTTTCTACTCTGGTGTTTGGGCCTGCCTGTGGCTTCATCCTGGGATCCCTCTGCACCAAGTTCTATGTGGATGCTATCTTCATTGACACCAGTGAGTTATTATATCTAAGGTGTGGCATTATTTTacactgctgtctgtgtgtttgcggtTTAGTGACCTTTGTGTCTGCCCCTCCGCAGGTAAGCTGGGCATCACGCCGGACGACCCCCGATGGATCGGGGCCTGGTGGGCGGGCTTCCTTCTGTGTGGTGCCTTACTCTTTTTCTCGGCCCTCCTAATGTTCGGCTTCCCTCAGTCCCTGGCGCCCcgggagggggagggtggggcGGACAGCGAGCAGGCCATGCTTCCTCCCACTCTAAACGCAGACTATGAGACTCCCAAGCCCAGCAATGGGGTGGTGCGCAACCACGAGCCTGCCAACAGCCCCACCTGCTGTCAGCAGCTCAGAGGTGAGAGAGCAGCTGTGACGTCGCTGTGTTTCAGTGCAGATTTACATCGTttgacaataaaaacatcacaagcTCATTAGCgtgaaaaaaatacatgacaGGCACtcaaaaatattgatattgttttgttgtattCTACCAATCTATCAATAGTGAATGACACTGTGAGGATGATAATGATAGTAGTGAGAAAGGTGCTGCTGTAATTAGTTTGGAATAGTTCTAAGTTATTTTAAGTCCTACTGGCAGTGGATTATAAAATTATTTAAGTATTTAACATAATACAAATTTGCATTGTGCATTTGTGTAGTATCAGGCACTGTATACCACTCCATGAATGATAACAGTAGTTTTCAGCTGGTGTGCTATGGAACTGTTTTGCATAAATTTGCACAAATGTTTGTGAACAACTGATAATGTGTGTTGGTGCTTTTGGACCTCCATGCTttgcataaataaaatgtaattaataattcatcagtggaGTTACTGATTGATGGAACAAATTTATGAACATTAATTAGTGTGTCTTGCTTATTTTTGAGGTGccaaaaacataaaagcaacaAGAAAGTCTTATGTTCTCTATCTATCCAGCTTGAGATTAAATATTGAACAAGCTGCCCAGCATGCCAGCCTGATGATTAAGTTAACTCCTTAAATAACTCCATTCTCCCTGATTCTCCCGTCTACCAGTGATCCCCAAGGTGACCAAGCACCTCCTCTCCAACCCGGTTTTCACCTGCATCATCCTGGCTGCCTGTATGGAGATCGGTGTTGTGGCTGGCTTTGCCGCCTTTCTGGGGAAATACCTAGAGCAGCAGTTCAACCTGACCACCACCTCGGCAAATCAGCTCTTAGGTTTGTAtttagctcacacacacacacacacacattcccctctcttccccccttccCCTCACACATCCTATACACATTTGTATTCCAGTATGATAAACAGGCCTTGGCCCACTCTCTGAAGGTATGACGGCCATTCCCTGTGCGTGCCTGGGGATCTTCATGGGCGGCCTGCTGGTGAAGAAGCTGAACCTGTCGGCGCTGGGAGCCATCCGCATGGCCATGCTGGTCAACTTGATTTCCACCGCCTGCTACGTCTCCTTCCTGTTCCTGGGTTGTGACACGGGCCCCGTCGCTGGAGTGACCGTCACATATGGCAACGAGTAAGAGCGCGCTGAACTTATCGCAGTCATTTGCATTCACTGCTGACCAGGAAGACTATTGCCCTGGTTATGGGCCTGATGTAAATAGTTGTGGTGACTTTATGACACCTTTCAAACTCTGTCCCTGACACTTACAGGGACTGAAACTTACTTTATCTACAGTAAATATGCATAGCAGTGTTTGACCGTTGGTGTCCTATAACAGTGTCGAAGGTAAAGGCTTGTATTTCTTTAGGAGAGTACTTTACCTAGCTTCTCCCACTCTGTTTGTTCCTTATTCACACACAGTTGGTATTTTTAGTGAGAATGGATGTTCAAATTCCCccgtctctgtctgttcaggaCACTGCGGGTGGGCCAGAAACCAGACGCTCAGTGCATCAGTCACTGCAACtgcttcacctcctccatcagtCCCGTGTGCGGCTCCAACGGCGTCACCTACCTGTCCGCCTGCTTCGCCGGCTGCAGCAGATCCGCCAGAACAGGGGCCTCGTCAACCGTCTCTCAGGTCTTCACCCTGCCACATTACCCTTCAAAGGTCTTTTTCATAGTTGGAGACAGTTCCCTCACAtcagcaaaaatgaaaatagaatcTCTGGGGTGGATACAGTCATCCACCTGATGAGCAGCGATTGGTCAAACGCCACATAATGCCTCAGACAGGGTTTTTCTATTGCCTGATTAAAATGTTCCATATACTGCGGCTTTTTAAGCCAGCCTAGTTCAAAGTTAAGACTTCAAAGTTAACCCTGACTCTCAGTATTTCACAGTTCTGTCGTCAGTTATCACATGCTGGGTAATCAAGTGGTGCCGTGGCTCTTTGAGACCTGATGCTGACTGCGGATTAATGTCTTCTTTATTCAAATCACATGCAGAGAGAATTGCTCTCAGCTCGGTAGCGTAAAATATCACTATTACTGCTGTCTAACTGCTGCAGTCAgagcagtgtttttttatttgaagttCAGATATATTCATCACTTAGTTACACTGTGTTGTTACCAAGTTTTTCCTCCAGTATCTGTCGAAATATGAAAAAAGTATGGAATAAATGGGCAATAGCATGTTTTCCCTGTAATTCGTACGGCTTATTTTTGCATTGTGTAAATCTTTCTTCCATGTGTTGCTGTTCACAGAACCTGACGGGATGCACGTGTATATCCAGTGACAGTGCATTGGCCACAGCGGTTCCAGGGAAATGCCCGACCCCCGGCTGCCAGGAGGCTTTCCTGATCTTCCTGTGCGTGATCTGTGCCTGCAGCCTGATCGGAGCCATGGCCCAGACGCCCTCCGTTATCATCCTAATCAGGTGCGATTGTGTGTGAGCGTCTGTGTGTGGTATGTACATTCATGTGGGTGCATTCCttttgtgtacagtatgtgattaggtgtgcacatgcatgaaatacatttggaaaataaagtaaaaagcAGAGGTAttaattttctctctcatacCTGCCTCTCTTGAAGGACTGTGAGCCCCGAGCTAAAATCCTACGCCCTCGGAGTGCTGTTTCTCCTGCTCCGACTCCTGGGTAAGAAGCACTGTATCTGAACTTTATATGAGGCTATATATGATTATAAAATATTCAATTGCTATAGCTGTGCCAAAAACAGTGCTGCGTATCTGCAGCTGTTGTTCCATGCTCCATGTACGTTCCAGTTCCCATTAGAAGATGTTTTTATATGTAATTGTATAGGAGTAACTGTTATGGAGCAATCACCGTAGCCATACCATACTGTTCACAATTACAGCTCAATTTAAGCTCAATGCTACCTGAAGAgaggaaatgtagaaaataactTCCTATTTTTAGACAAAATGCCATCTCAGGTTTAAATATATCACACAATAGAATCAGCAAATAAAGGGGATAAGCATGGCATTGACCCAGAATAAAGAAAGAAGTTATTTTTCTTATCTTTCTTATGTTTTTCTTATCTATGTTTTTCTTATCTATCTGAAGCTTTTTGTGGCGAAATAGAGATTAACCAGACGGTGAAGAGTTCTTGGGTCCAATTAATCGTTTCTCTGTTTTACAGGATTTATCCCCCCTCCTCTGATCTTTGGTGCTGGGATCGACTCTACATGCCTTTTCTGGAGTTCAGAGTGTGGTGATAAGGGAGCTTGCTTGCTGTATGACAATGTAGCTTACAGGCACCTGTATGTGAGCCTTGCCATTATTCTCAAGGGCATCGCCTTCCTTCTGTACACCACCACCTGGTATTGCTTGCGCAGGAACTACAAGAAGTACATCAAGAGTCACGAGGGCCACATGACGGCAACCGAGTTTTACCCCTCTCTCACGGACATGGATGGTCCCAAACTAGCCGACAGGACGAAGTTTATATATAACCTAGAGGACCACGAGTTTTGTGAGAATATGGAGTCAGTTTTATAGTGTGTAAAGCAAGAGAAGGACAATGTAGAATATTGAAATTCTCTCAAAAGGAATATCTTATGATTTTATTCCTCTTTTCTtgaaaggattaaaaaaaaaaagttttgataAAGGTGATCTATTTAACGGCCCCGTTCAGGTCACAGGAGACCGCCACTGCTCTCTGCTCCACATCCTTGGTCACTGTTGAAAGGGTCCATTTTAGTCGTTATCTTATCAGCGAGGTGTTGTCCAGTGCCAGTGAATTCCTGTGTTGATTTGGTGGTAGAAGACAACTACAGTACTGTCTGGCTCAGTCCTAAAGTCCTAGTTGAGTATTAGTGGGTTGGACACGATGCTACAACTATAGTTGCCATATTCTTTTAGGTCTGTCATGATTCCAGTGAtctgtgttgaaaatgacagttTCCTTTCAGTCAGTGCactgtgtgtcctgtctgtcaTTCTTCTCTCAGAAATGAGattgttattaaaaaaaacaacaaaaaaaacacgttTGGGTGGTTcttcatttattcatatttaaaagTTGCCAAGTGTTTACAAACATAGTTCATTctttaatgcattttatttccgTGACGCAGAAAGGTTTCTTATGAACTGTAAAAGAGAACAGAATCACTCTCAATGGGTTATTACAATGGCCTGTTAGACGCTTTTAATTGTCAGAAAATCAAGTCTAGTAATAGTAGATCAGGTGGTGTTTTATGTCATCATACACTGTTCAAATTCTTGTTCTCTTGCTGGATCATAGACACTGTTTTTGATACTGCTTAGACTAGACTGTGAAGTCTGTCTTTTATAGGTGCAAACGTTGTGCAATTCATATCTAATACTTACATCTTTATCATTAGTCTTGTGTCAGACTGcaggtttgtttttcattatagCAGTTTGTTgcatttccatgtttgtttgtttttttcatctgcaGAGTTTATTCAGCCTAATATGTCTTAATGAGGGATTATCCAAATAAGaatgttatttatattttcttttgacTTTTACACCTAGTGGAAGAGCAAAGAAAACAATCAAGAagaatatttttatgttttgacaTTCAAGTAAAACAGATTAGGAGTAATAT
Coding sequences within:
- the slco3a1a gene encoding solute carrier organic anion transporter family member 3A1 isoform X2: MQVKKHRDSDRSGGDILQRDGLRKNSSCFSNIKIFLISECALMLAQGTVGAYLVSVLTTLERRFNLQSADVGVIASSFEIGNLALILFVSYFGAKAHRPRLIGCGGIVMALGALLSALPEFLTNQYEIGETWRTDVGRDACSNSSRAQQGEDEVCANKANTNMMYLLLIGAQVLLGIGATPVQPLGVSYIDDHVKKKDSSLYIGILFSTLVFGPACGFILGSLCTKFYVDAIFIDTSKLGITPDDPRWIGAWWAGFLLCGALLFFSALLMFGFPQSLAPREGEGGADSEQAMLPPTLNADYETPKPSNGVVRNHEPANSPTCCQQLRVIPKVTKHLLSNPVFTCIILAACMEIGVVAGFAAFLGKYLEQQFNLTTTSANQLLGMTAIPCACLGIFMGGLLVKKLNLSALGAIRMAMLVNLISTACYVSFLFLGCDTGPVAGVTVTYGNETLRVGQKPDAQCISHCNCFTSSISPVCGSNGVTYLSACFAGCSRSARTGASSTVSQNLTGCTCISSDSALATAVPGKCPTPGCQEAFLIFLCVICACSLIGAMAQTPSVIILIRTVSPELKSYALGVLFLLLRLLGFIPPPLIFGAGIDSTCLFWSSECGDKGACLLYDNVAYRHLYVSLAIILKGIAFLLYTTTWYCLRRNYKKYIKSHEGHMTATEFYPSLTDMDGPKLADRTKFIYNLEDHEFCENMESVL
- the slco3a1a gene encoding solute carrier organic anion transporter family member 3A1 isoform X1, which translates into the protein MQVKKHRDSDRSGGDILQRDGLRKNSSCFSNIKIFLISECALMLAQGTVGAYLVSVLTTLERRFNLQSADVGVIASSFEIGNLALILFVSYFGAKAHRPRLIGCGGIVMALGALLSALPEFLTNQYEIGETWRTDVGRDACSNSSRAQQGEDEVCANKANTNMMYLLLIGAQVLLGIGATPVQPLGVSYIDDHVKKKDSSLYIGILFSTLVFGPACGFILGSLCTKFYVDAIFIDTSKLGITPDDPRWIGAWWAGFLLCGALLFFSALLMFGFPQSLAPREGEGGADSEQAMLPPTLNADYETPKPSNGVVRNHEPANSPTCCQQLRVIPKVTKHLLSNPVFTCIILAACMEIGVVAGFAAFLGKYLEQQFNLTTTSANQLLGMTAIPCACLGIFMGGLLVKKLNLSALGAIRMAMLVNLISTACYVSFLFLGCDTGPVAGVTVTYGNETLRVGQKPDAQCISHCNCFTSSISPVCGSNGVTYLSACFAGCSRSARTGASSTVSQVFTLPHYPSKNLTGCTCISSDSALATAVPGKCPTPGCQEAFLIFLCVICACSLIGAMAQTPSVIILIRTVSPELKSYALGVLFLLLRLLGFIPPPLIFGAGIDSTCLFWSSECGDKGACLLYDNVAYRHLYVSLAIILKGIAFLLYTTTWYCLRRNYKKYIKSHEGHMTATEFYPSLTDMDGPKLADRTKFIYNLEDHEFCENMESVL